One genomic window of Glycine soja cultivar W05 chromosome 9, ASM419377v2, whole genome shotgun sequence includes the following:
- the LOC114367384 gene encoding uncharacterized protein LOC114367384: protein MGRLAPLSEEPINEENEGYNNNSNPKKCLQSWRNWNWIKTHFSLVLNKKSNLKILLSVLGCPLFPVPVHPNILPLNEVSSSAQYIIQHFRAATGCRKLEGTVKNVFTTGKVTMDVVDELGSAGGSVNLEKGCFVMWQMVPDKWQIELVLGGQKVVAGSNGAIAWRHTPWLGVHAAKGGVRPLRRALQGLDPLAVSSVFCAAQYMGEKEISGMDCFVLKLSAEQKDLVERSDSKAEMIKHAIFGYFSQRSGLLVYLGDSYLTRIQAPGSHPTYWETTMSTKIEDYRIVDGVMIAHAGSSTTLITRFGDNLKAGPSITRLEESWTIDDVAFYVKGLSLDCFIPPQELQRDCSSDDELGWRSHA from the exons ATGGGAAGACTTGCACCATTATCAGAAGAACCCatcaatgaagaaaatgaaggatACAACAACAATAGTAACCCAAAGAAATGCCTTCAATCATGGAGGAACTGGAACTGGATCAAGACTCATTTTTCTCTTGTCTTAAACAAGAAGTCCAACCTCAAGATCCTCCTTAGTGTCTTGGGTTGCCCTTTGTTTCCTGTTCCTGTCCACCCCAATATTCTACCACTCAATGAG GTCTCATCTTCGGCACAGTATATCATACAACACTTTAGGGCTGCAACAGGGTGTAGGAAGTTGGAGGGAACAGTGAAGAACGTGTTCACAACAGGGAAAGTGACAATGGATGTGGTGGATGAGCTCGGATCCGCCGGTGGCAGCGTTAATTTGGAGAAAGGGTGCTTTGTGATGTGGCAAATGGTTCCAGATAAGTGGCAGATAGAGCTGGTTTTGGGTGGCCAAAAGGTTGTGGCTGGTAGCAATGGTGCCATTGCTTGGCGCCACACGCCTTGGCTAGGTGTGCACGCTGCCAAAGGCGGCGTCCGGCCTCTTCGCCGTGCTCTTCAG GGACTAGACCCTTTGGCAGTGTCTTCTGTATTCTGTGCGGCACAATACATGGGGGAGAAAGAAATATCAGGCATGGATTGCTTTGTGCTGAAACTCTCAGCTGAACAGAAAGACCTCGTTGAGCGGAGTGACAGCAAGGCCGAGATGATCAAGCACGCCATATTTGGCTACTTCAGCCAAAGAAGTGGCCTTTTGGTGTACCTAGGGGACTCTTACCTGACCAGGATCCAAGCACCAGGATCTCACCCCACATACTGGGAAACCACAATGTCAACCAAGATTGAGGACTACAGAATTGTGGATGGTGTGATGATTGCACATGCCGGCTCATCGACCACGTTGATCACCAGGTTTGGGGACAACCTCAAGGCTGGACCATCCATCACTAGGCTGGAAGAGTCATGGACAATTGATGATGTTGCATTCTATGTGAAAGGGTTGTCCTTGGACTGCTTCATACCTCCTCAGGAACTGCAGAGAGATTGTTCTTCAGATGATGAGCTAGGTTGGAGATCTCATGCATAG
- the LOC114368235 gene encoding uncharacterized protein LOC114368235 produces the protein MHLHLFKAMRDGIATGMVPFHFNIVGVSDPISMGTCGMCYSLPSKDLIANNIETVMATQWYDNNISIPNFMSHKENLLCELNTEKGTWKIVVRITDIWRLNKHNGRQSIEMVLMDHTGTKIGATLWQELFPEFEPKLHCGGAYVIQNVKVVDTHSDYKVSTIKYLVYFVKTTSVKEVDRPEIPPNVHSITSFADIISGVAKPDTLVDVVGVIAEVIERKTVNPVYRVTVKLRDNSHVEIIMTVWEEYALQLDDTIEKNHFVQKPLVVMLTLAKIKEPKDKYPLSVQNIKHGSKLYVNGDIVEIQQFHDSLRVPFYIGGLDDEGDVSQSQSTQYCQNKFLHNAQIVQPAVRARTMLLTLFQAEYDPGNTALVTPAKRMSDQQGSSQFDSDEFATYELSTNKHIKAE, from the exons ATGCACCTCCACCTCTTCAAGGCCATGCGAGACGGCATCGCCACCGGCATGGTGCCCTTCCACTTCAACATCGTTGGCGTCAGTGACCCCATCTCCATGGGCACATGTGGCATGTGCTACAGCCTCCCGTCCAAGGACCTCATTGCCAACAACATTGAGACTGTCATGGCAACGCAATGGTACGACAACAACATTTCGATCCCCAACT TCATGTCTCACAAAGAAAACCTCCTATGTGAACTGAATACAGAGAAAGGTACTTGGAAGATAGTGGTGCGAATAACTGATATATGGCGTCTTAACAAGCATAATGGTCGACAATCCATTGAGATGGTGTTGATGGACCATACG GGTACAAAGATTGGGGCAACTCTATGGCAAGAATTGTTCCCTGAATTTGAGCCCAAGTTGCATTGTGGTGGTGCATATGTTATTCAGAACGTGAAGGTTGTTGATACTCATTCTGACTACAAAGTGAGTACAATTAAATATTTGGTTTATTTCGTGAAGACAACCTCTGTGAAAGAGGTAGACAGACCTGAGATTCCTCCTAATGTTCATTCCATTACTTCATTTGCTGATATAATTTCAGGCGTTGCAAAACCTGATACTTTAGTTG ATGTTGTGGGTGTTATTGCTGAAGTGATTGAACGCAAAACAGTTAATCCTGTATACAGAGTGACTGTCAAGTTGAGAGACAACag TCATGTTGAGATCATCATGACCGTGTGGGAGGAATATGCTCTTCAGCTGGATGATACTATTGAGAAAAACCATTTTGTGCAAAAGCCATTGGTTGTTATGCTAACCCTTGCTAAGATCAAAGAACCCAAGG ACAAGTATCCCCTCAGTGTACAGAATATAAAGCATGGTTCGAAGTTGTATGTGAATGGTGACATTGTAGAAATCCAACAGTTCCATGATAG TTTACGTGTGCCATTTTATATTGGCGGTCTAGATGATGAGGGTGATGTTTCTCAGTCGCAGTCTACCCAATATTGCCAAAATAAGTTTTTGCATAATGCTCAAATA GTGCAGCCTGCCGTTCGTGCCAGAACCATGTTACTCACACTATTCCAAG CTGAATATGATCCTGGAAATACTGCCCTTGTAACTCCTGCAAAAAGAATGTCCGATCAGCAAGGAAGTAGTCAGTTTGATAGTGACGAGTTCGCCACATATGAACTATCGACCAACAAGCATATAAAAGCTGAGTAA